The following are encoded in a window of Podospora pseudoanserina strain CBS 124.78 chromosome 6, whole genome shotgun sequence genomic DNA:
- the SSF1 gene encoding rRNA-binding ribosome biosynthesis protein (EggNog:ENOG503NU9X; BUSCO:EOG09263NE7; COG:J) — translation MAKKRSKRRTHLGSHNPAAPTAVTGHINTKDPKSMVIRMGAGEVGTSISQLAADVRRVMEPGTASRLKERKANRLRDYVTMCGPLGVSHLLLFSRSESGNTNMRLAITPRGPTFHFRVEKYSLTKDVRRAQRHPKGGGKEYITPPLLVMNNFTNPNSDHTSKVPRHLESLTTTAFQSLFPPINPQRTPLKSIRRVLLLNREQSSEDDGTFIVNFRHYAITTKPVGLSKPLRRLNAAEKLLKSSKSKKGQLPNLGKLKDISEFMIGGENGAGYETDNTSGSEYETDAEVEVLETSARKVHSSNKPRQAQNEDGSDDEDGDAGRKDNVERRAVKLVELGPRMKLRMTKVEEGLCSGKVMWHEYVHKTREEIRELEKKWEQRRKDKEARKKEQKANVERKKAAKEANKQQQQQGKKGQQEEEEDDDEDMEDYDSDLYEYGYDGDDKGFDSEGLAGDAEEQVNSKMEEDGDWEDEEEEIADGNKQGKRKAFKK, via the coding sequence atggcCAAGAAACGCTCCAAGAGAAGAACCCACCTGGGTTCTCACAACCCAGCCGCCCCCACCGCCGTCACTggccacatcaacaccaaagaCCCGAAATCCATGGTCATCCGCATGGGCGCCGGCGAAGTAGGAACCAGCATCTCCCAACTTGCCGCCGACGTCCGGCGCGTAATGGAACCCGGCACCGCCTCCCGCCTCAAAGAGCGCAAAGCCAACCGCCTACGCGACTACGTGACCATGTGCGGCCCCCTCGGcgtctcccacctcctcctcttctcccgctcCGAGTCGGGCAACACCAACATGCGCctcgccatcaccccccGCGGCCCTACCTTTCACTTTCGCGTAGAAAAGTACTCTTTGACAAAGGACGTCCGGCGAGCCCAGCGACACCCCAAGGGGGGCGGCAAAGAGTacatcacccctcccctcctagTCATGAacaacttcaccaaccccaactcgGACCACACCTCCAAAGTCCCCCGCCACCTCGAGTCCCTCACCACGACCGCTTTCCAGtctctcttccccccaaTCAACCCGCAACGAACCCCCCTCAAATCCATCCGTCGCGTCCTCCTTCTTAACAGGGAGCAATCTTCCGAAGACGACGGGACGTTCATCGTCAACTTTCGCCACtacgccatcaccaccaaaccagtCGGCCTGTCGAAGCCACTGAGGAGGTTAAACGCCGCCGAGAAACTGCTAAAGTCGTCCAAGTCAAAGAAGGGGCAGCTGCCCAACCTGGGGAAGCTAAAAGACATTTCCGAGTTTATGATTGGGGGTGAAAACGGCGCGGGGTACGAGACGGATAACACGTCAGGAAGCGAGTACGAAACCGacgccgaggtggaggttcTCGAGACGTCGGCGAGGAAGGTTCACAGTTCCAACAAGCCAAGACAAGCACAAAATGAAGAcgggagtgatgatgaggatggtgacgCGGGGCGTAAAGACAATGTTGAGCGTCGGGCTGTGAAGTTAGTCGAGCTCGGCCCGAGAATGAAGCTTCGCATGAcaaaggtggaggaaggaCTGTGCTCGGGCAAGGTGATGTGGCATGAGTATGTCCACAAGACAAGGGAGGAGATtagggagctggagaagaagtgggagcagaggaggaaggataaggaggcgaggaagaaggagcagaaggcGAatgtggagaggaagaaggctgccaaggaggcgaataagcagcaacagcagcaggggaagaaggggcagcaagaggaagaagaagatgatgatgaggatatgGAGGATTACGATAGTGATTTGTACGAGTATGGGTATGATGGGGATGACAAGGGGTTTGATAGCGAGGGGTTGGCTGGGGATGCTGAGGAGCAGGTCAACtcgaagatggaggaggatggggactgggaggatgaggaggaggagattgccgATGGGAATAaacaggggaagaggaaggctttTAAGAAGTGA
- a CDS encoding hypothetical protein (COG:H; EggNog:ENOG503NZFC) yields the protein MSGLSEPQRGPSDDPSHLEPPLPPQTKRSSPKPPQPSTPGPIPEDEAFSQKTGDGRRQTEQFPDLIAAEEGPEEEDEFLAEGWDGSSKASTSVTSSIYAHTYENGRRYHSYRYGRYPIPNDDQEQNREDMKHAMMMELTDGKLYLSPIGPNPQKIIDIGTGTGIWAIEMGDLFPGAEILGLDLSPIQPQWVPPNVRFMIDDVEDEWANGSEWDFVHLRGMALVLRDLQKAVDQIYQHLKPGGWIEFQESHGEPRCDDGTMDPETDVMKKFWALCVEAMAKFGMNLNMPAVVGNFLERAGFVNITCVKKKTPVGTWPKDKTMRLIGLYVKEAALQSLSALGKAFANLGMDAVEREVFSAKVREAVMDGKVHRYYYFYFWFAQKPYDNKEGDGGEGDS from the exons ATGTCAGGACTTTCAGAACCCCAAAGGGGGCCATCCGATGACCCCTCACATTTAgaaccaccactaccaccacagACGAAAAGATCGTCGCCAAAACCACCGCAACCGTCAACACCGGGCCCGATACCGGAAGATGAAGCATTTTCGCAAAAAACAGGCGATGGGAGACGGCAGACAGAGCAATTCCCTGATTTAATCGCGGCTGAGGAGGGCcctgaggaagaagacgagttCTTGGCTGAGGGATGGGACGGGTCGTCCAAGGCTTCGACGTCGGTGACGTCGAGCATTTATGCACATACGTATGAGAATGGGAGGAGATATCATTCTTACCGATATGGGAGGTACCCAATTCCAAATGATGATCAGGAGCAGAATAGGGAGGATATGAAGCAtgcgatgatgatggagttgACG GACGGGAAACTCTACCTTTCACCCATTGGACCCAACCCACAAAAGATCATTGATATTGGGACCGGCACAGGAATCTGGGCTATCGAGATGGGGGACCTGTTCCCTGGGGCTGAAATCTTGGGGCTCGATCTCTCACCGATCCAACCACAGTGGGTGCCGCCAAATGTCAGGTTCATGATTGACGATGTCGAAGACGAGTGGGCGAACGGGTCAGAATGGGACTTTGTGCATTTAAGGGGCATGGCGCTTGTGCTGAGGGATTTGCAGAAGGCGGTGGACCAGATCTATCA ACACCTCAAACCAGGAGGCTGGATCGAATTTCAAGAATCACATGGGGAACCTCGTTGTGACGACGGAACCATGGACCCCGAGACGGACGTGATGAAGAAATTCTGGGCTTTATGTGTGGAAGCTATGGCCAAGTTTGGAATGAATTTGAACATGCCGGCTGTGGTGGGCAACTTTCTTGAACGAGCTGGTTTCGTCAATATTACCTGTGTCAAGAAAAAGACACCAGTGGGAACGTGGCCCAAAGATAAAACGATGAGGTTGATTGGGCTGTATGTGAAAGAGGCCGCGTTGCAGAGCTTATCAGCGCTGGGGAAAGCCTTTGCAAACTTGGGGATGGATGCAGTGGAGAGAGAGGTCTTTAGTgcgaaggtgagggaggcggttATGGATGGGAAGGTGCATAGGTATTATTACTTTTATTTTTGGTTTGCGCAGAAACCGTATGATAAtaaggagggtgatgggggtgagggagataGTTGA
- a CDS encoding hypothetical protein (EggNog:ENOG503P7S6), with protein MSSRGQTVWHTIYETNKYSSNGYLALPWFPGTIWFKKTSYDACNLGLSSLAFNKWLKLNPTAGVAEEGVTRPVDYYSDYRIHWDVALSPLLLEISLGLRRENGHLLVTRDPGRILQNLANALILNRCEHPPDTKLTEPDPAARFISPLIDSEIAETTGDHGQGTELEGGRQRGRRRKHRRARGLNVVNVVAVDGNDEMRFFALSEPLVPTDLSSETQSFVILRKEAYLGCCLKLAREVGSKVVIL; from the coding sequence ATGAGTTCCCGCGGCCAGACAGTATGGCATACGATCTATGAGACGAACAAGTACAGTAGTAATGGATATCTGGCTCTTCCTTGGTTTCCGGGCACTATTTGGTTCAAGAAGACCTCATATGACGCTTGCAACTTGGGGCTATCCAGTCTGGCGTTCAACAAATGGCTCAAACTCAATCCGACGGCTGGCGTCGCTGAGGAAGGAGTTACCAGGCCTGTCGACTACTATTCGGACTATCGAATACACTGGGATGTCGCACTTTCACCACTCCTGTTAGAAATATCGCTAGGCCTACGGAGAGAGAACGGACATCTTTTGGTCACAAGAGATCCCGGAAGAATACTGCAAAATCTAGCAAACGCCCTGATTCTCAACCGATGCGAGCACCCGCCTGATACCAAACTGACTGAACCGGACCCGGCCGCCCGCTTCATAAGTCCGCTCATAGACAGCGAAATTGCTGAAACGACAGGTGATCATGGGCAGGGAACCGAACTTGAAGGTGGCCGTCAGCGAGGCCGTCGTCGTAAGCACAGACGTGCACGTGGACTCAACGTCGTCAATGTCGTTGCTGTGGACGGGAATGACGAGATGAGATTCTTTGCCCTGTCTGAGCCGCTTGTACCGACGGATTTGAGCTCCGAAACCCAGTCGTTTGTTATTCTGCGAAAGGAAGCTTACcttggctgctgcttgaAGCTTGCTCGGGAGGTGGGCTCCAAGGTTGTTATTCTGTGA
- the CHT2_2 gene encoding Chitinase 2 (EggNog:ENOG503NVBP; COG:G; CAZy:GH18) codes for MLGSRNLLALCGIIFSLSSKVLAGFDPTASNNIAVYWGQNSISLTSGGQQRLSYYCANTPINIIPLAFLYTIKTPSTTINFANAGDNCTLFSGSQLLSCPQLEEDIQTCQTAHNKSILLSIGGATYTEGGFSSPAEAVQMAGAVWEMFGPKKEGSKVERPFGDAVVDGFDIDLEAVAVNMVDFVGELRRLMDADGGKKKFYMSGAPQCPFPDAAMGGLMDGVGFDFVMVQFYNNWCGVDSWKASGGGDGNGESQFNFERWDQWAREESKNKGVKVLLGVPGSQAAGRGYVNGEVLKGVVEYVKGFESFGGVMMWDMSQVYGNTGFLDSIQAALGSDGQSSGQGSGLPPTQTASQTTIPTSLPSSQLDSLLSSLLSSQTAFVTITTTVVVSATATEFSTEEVPSPTTASVKSTSGSSTPTGAPVPHWGTCGGIYHLGSTVCESPYQCVVLSVWYSQCL; via the exons ATGCTTGGATCTCGCaatctcctcgccctctgcgGCAtcatcttttctctctccagCAAAGTCCTCGCGGGCTTCGACCCCACCGCCTCAAACAACATCGCCGTCTACTGGG GCCAAaactccatctccctcacctcggGCGGCCAGCAACGCCTCTCCTACTACtgcgccaacacccccatcaacatcatccccctcgccttcctctaCACGATCAAGACCCCCTCCACGACAATCAACTTTGCCAACGCGGGCGACAATTgcaccctcttctccggTAGCCAGCTCCTCTCCTGCCCTCAGCTCGAAGAAGACATCCAAACCTGCCAGACGGCCCACAACAAATCTATACTCTTGTCTATCGGGGGAGCAACTTACACCGAAGGGGGGTTTTCCTCCCCTGCCGAGGCGGTCCAGATGGCGGGGGCGGTATGGGAGATGTTTGGaccgaagaaggaggggtcAAAGGTGGAGAGACCGTTTGGggatgcggtggtggatgggtttgatATTGACTTGGAGGCTGTGGCGGTGAATATGGTTGATTTTgtgggggagttgaggaggttgatggatgcGGATGGTGGGAAGAAAAAGTTTTACATGAGTGGTGCGCCGCAGTGCCCGTTTCCTGATGCGgcgatgggggggttgatggatggggtggggtttGATTTTGTGATGGTGcagttttataataattgGTGTGGGGTTGATAGTTGGAAGGCttctgggggtggtgatgggaatgGTGAGAGCCAGTTCAACTTTGAGAGGTGGGATCAGTGGGCTAGGGAGGAGAGTAAGAATAAGGGGGTGAAGGTTTTGTTGGGGGTGCCGGGGAGTcaggcggcggggagggggtatgtgaatggggaggtgttgaagggggtggtggagtatGTGAAGGGGTTTGagagttttgggggggtgatgatgtg GGATATGTCGCAGGTTTATGGGAATACTGGGTTCTTGGACAGTATCCAGGCTGCGCTGGGGAGTGATGGCCAGTCGTCTGGTCAAGGATCCGGTCTGCCGCCCACGCAAACGGCCAGCCAAACAACGATTCCAACCAGTCTACCATCCAGCCAACTAGATAGCCTCCTGTCTAGCCTCCTATCCAGCCAAACGGCATTCGTTACCATTACAACTACTGTTGTTGTCAGCGCGACAGCAACTGAATTTTCCACGGAAGAGGTCCCATCGCCTACGACGGCGTCTGTCAAGTCTACATCGGGCTCGTCAACCCCGACTGGCGCACCGGTGCCTCACTGGGGAACATGTGGTGGGATATACCACCTGGGATCGACGGTTTGTGAATCTCCATATCAATGTGTCGTGTTGAGCGTGTGGTATTCACAATGTCTTTGA
- the RRP3 gene encoding ribosomal RNA processing protein (EggNog:ENOG503NUFI; COG:A) yields the protein MSSVKRRKISDNPSAVKKKKTEAPKPKMTPGPEPRIEDAVSEASDAEESTTLDNENGEAAPKTFKDLGIVDSLCEACDRLGYKQPTAIQQEAIPLALQDRDIIGIAETGSGKTAAFALPILQALLDKPQPLFALVLAPTRELAAQIAQSFEALGSLINLRCALLLGGLDMVQQAIALGKKPHVVVATPGRLLDHLEKTKGFSLRNLRYCVMDEADRLLDMDFGPILEKILKFLPRERRTFLFSATMSSKVESLQRASLRDPLKVNVSTSKYQTVSTLVSNYLFIPHIHKDTYFIYLCNEFAGKTMIVFTRTVLETQRIAILLRTLGMGAIPLHGGLSQSARLGALSKFRAGARNILVATDVAARGLDIPNVDCVINYDLPQDSKTYIHRVGRTARAGKSGHALSIVTQYDLEIWTRIEAALGTKLTEYAYEKDEVMVFKARVEEAQRHARNEMKNLIDDRGKKGSVLKGHRGKKRGAPGSGRDNMDAEEG from the exons ATGTCGTCAGTTAAGCGTAGAAAGATCTCCGACAACCCTTCCGcggtgaagaaaaagaagaccgAAGCACCCAAGCCCAAAATGACACCTGGGCCAGAACCCAGAATCGAAGATGCAGTATCTGAGGCCTCAGATGCCGAGGAGTCGACCACCCTTGACAATGAGAACGGGGAGGCTGCCCCAAAGACCTTCAAGGATCTC GGCATCGTCGACTCCCTGTGCGAAGCATGCGACCGACTCGGATACAAGCAGCCAACCGCTATTCAGCAAGAGGCCATCCCACTTGCGCTTCAAGATCGCGACATCATTGGTATCGCCGAGACGGGTTCCGGAAAAACAGCCGCTTTTGCCCTTCCAATTCTTCAAGCTTTGCTCGACAAGCCCCAGCCCTTGTTCGCCCTCGTTCTTGCGCCGACAAGAGAACTTGCCGCCCAGATCGCCCAGTCCTTTGAAGCTCTCGGTTCCTTGATCAACCTCCGCTgcgctcttcttcttggtggtcTAGACATGGTACAGCAAGCTATCGCTCTCGGAAAGAAGCCTcacgtcgtcgtcgcaacCCCCGGTAGACTTCTCGACCATTTGGAAAAGACCAAGGGCTTCAGCTTGCGCAATCTTAGGTACTGCGTCATGGACGAAGCCGATCGCCTCCTCGACATGGACTTTGGCCCCATCCTCGAGAAGATCCTCAAGTTCCTCCCCCGCGAGCGCCGCACTTTTCTGTTCTCCGCCACCATGTCCAGCAAAGTCGAGTCCCTCCAGCGCGCCTCTCTCCGCGACCCCCTAAAGGTCAACgtctccacctccaagtACCAAACCGTCTCGACGCTCGTCTCGAACTACCTCTTCATCCCTCACATTCACAAGGACACGTATTTCATCTACCTCTGTAATGAATTCGCCGGCAAGACAATGATCGTCTTTACCCGTACTGTTCTCGAGACGCAAAGAATTGCCATTCTGTTGCGCACTCTGGGCATGGGCGCTATCCCGCTCCACGGTGGCTTGTCTCAGTCAGCTCGTCTCGGTGCGCTGAGCAAGTTCCGCGCTGGAGCGAGGAATATTCTTGTGGCTACTGATGTTGCGGCTCGTGGTTTGGATATTCCCAATGTGGACTGTGTCATCAATTATGATTTGCCGCAGGATTCGAAGACATATATTCATCGGGTTGGTCGTACGGCTCGTGCGGGCAAGTCGGGGCATGCGTTGAGTATTGTGACGCAATA TGACCTCGAAATCTGGACCCGCATCGAAGCCGCCCTCGGCACCAAGCTCACCGAGTACGCTTACGAAAAGGACGAGGTGATGGTTTTTAAGGCCCGGGTGGAAGAGGCTCAACGGCACGCGAGAAATGAGATGAAGAACTTGATTGATGACcgggggaagaaggggtcGGTGCTGAAGGGCCAcagggggaagaagaggggtgCACCCGGGTCTGGGAGGGATAATATGGATGCtgaggagggttga
- a CDS encoding hypothetical protein (EggNog:ENOG503P9E4), which produces MASTQQQSRLLSTSARVHPPYLPHLYTAATKPSPVARGIKWVPPLAGALAAGYVAVSTYRTSAAAAQQRQAEAEQADLERRRQNAALADAYGDRSSLEELERAMRVYEAQRSNN; this is translated from the exons ATGGCCTCTACTCAGCAGCAATCCCGCCTTCTTTCCACCTCTGCCCGCGTGCACCCCCCTTACCTTCCTCACCTCTACACCGCGGCTACCAAACCATCCCCCGTAGCAAGGGGCATCAAGTG GGTTCCACCTCTCGCAGGCGCCCTCGCAGCAGGCTACGTAGCCGTCTCAACCTACCgcacctccgccgccgccgcccagcAACGACAGGCCGAGGCTGAGCAGGCTGATCTGGAGAGAAGACGACAGAACGCCGCTTTGGCGGACGCCTACGGGGACAGGAGCagcttggaggagctggagagggcgatgagggtgTATGAGGCGCAGCGGAGCAACAACTAA
- a CDS encoding hypothetical protein (COG:G; EggNog:ENOG503NZTA), whose translation MIVNLYWIALFVLLPVTVLLMSRSLLAKAARSFLAKAKRHTSDTPPPSPTDSVTGEDDHERIKDKEARAFQIKFLKVYLFAMAADWLQGPYTYPLFKTEFEFPEKTVASLYMTTFIAAAISSLLVGFLADKFGRRNACLAFCLIHSLSALSVLSKDLKVLYAGQALGGIGLAMLWTVFESWMVTEWNTRKLGDERLGTMFGTMTRANCSAAVLGGLIGDLAVEVSGTRKGPFVVGVAIEAIAAAMLICCWNENYGQPKDSKEKHMTPQETLRQLGDIKIWALSFISCCWEGTNFLVLFFWPGILQDAHRRIHGPDAEDVPYGPIFAAFMLAMILGALLFSAIMKRKKSRLALPIDPFQSPSKTSWLKKAFTNPHNLMGIVIFIGGGCLLQSAYVPIEVLAFFGYLLFEFCNGIYVPCVAYHRGIVVNEGNRAGLYGLMKLPHFLFVIIALATAVEG comes from the exons ATGATAGTCAATCTCTACTGGATCGcgctttttgttcttcttcccGTCACAGTGTTGCTTATGAGCAGGAGCCTACTGGCCAAAGCAGCACGAAGTTTCCTCGCCAAAGCAAAAAGACACACATCAGacactccaccaccatcaccaacagaTTCCGTCACAGGAGAAGATGACCATGAGCGAATCAAAGACAAGGAAGCGCGGGCGTTCCAGATCAAGTTTCTCAAGGTGTACCTTTTTGCCATGGCGGCTGACTGGTTGCAGGGGCCATACACTTACCCCCTCTTCAAAACAGAGTTTGAGTTTCCAGAAAAGACGGTCGCGTCACTGTACATGACGACGTTTATTGCTGCGGCAATCTCTTCACTCCTTGTCGGGTTTCTCGCGGACAAGTTTGGGAGAAGAAATGCCTGTCTAGCGTTCTGTCTCATCCACTCGCTCTCGGCGTTGAGCGTGCTTTCAAAGGACTTGAAAGTGCTGTATGCGGGACAAGCACTTGGTGGAATAGGGCTGGCGATGCTCTGGACCGTGTTTGAGAGTTGGATGGTGACTGAGTGGAACACTAGGAAGCTTGGAGATGAGAGGCTAGGGACCATGTTTGGGACCATGACGAGGGCCAACTGCAGTGCTGCtgtgttgggtgggttgattGGCGATTTGGCTGTGGAGGTGTCGGGGACGAGAAAGGGACCTTTTGTGGTTGGTGTA GCTATTGAAGCTATTGCTGCGGCCATGCTTATTTGCTGCTGG AACGAGAACTACGGACAGCCAAAAGACAGCAAGGAGAAGCACATGACTCCACAGGAGACCCTCAGACAGCTTGGAG ACATCAAAATCTGGGCACTCAGCTTcatcagctgctgctgggaaggCACCAATTTCTTggtcctcttcttctggccTGGTATTCTCCAAGACGCACACAGACGCATCCACGGACCTGACGCTGAGGATGTGCCCTATGGCCCCATCTTCGCTGCTTTCATGTTGGCCATGATTCTCGGTGCTCTGCTGTTCAGTGCCATcatgaagagaaagaagagccGCCTCGCCTTGCCCATCGATCCTTTCCAATCTCCCAGCAAGACTTCCTGGTTGAAGAAAGCCTTCACCAATCCCCACAACCTGATGGGcatcgtcatcttcatcggTGGCGGCTGTCTACTGCAATCAGCATATGTTCCAATCGAGGTCCTCGCCTTCTTTGGCTACTTGTTGTTCGAGTTTTGCAACGGCATTTACGTGCCCTGCGTGGCGTACCATAGGGGTATCGTCGTCAACGAGGGCAACAGAGCTGGTTTGTACGGTCTGATGAAGTTGCCCCACTTCCTGTTTGTGATCATTGCACTTGCGACTGCTGTTGAAGGCTAG
- a CDS encoding hypothetical protein (EggNog:ENOG503P0KC) translates to MLAMSPFLWGKTARQAPYGKDTETFVDTSVRNTWELDAARLELHSQWESTISAACKLVAQQLGITAPVRAELYKMLIYKKGAMFKPHTDTEKIPGMFGALVICLPSEHQGGDLVVKQRDVTKRFKTSEVQPSMACWFSDGTHEVLPVTSGIRWGLTYNLGISPQVNRPSAAMKCTGIGWCSRCTACLAGFPGPEQR, encoded by the exons ATGTTGGCCATGTCGCCCTTCCTCTGGGGGAAGACA GCACGTCAAGCCCCCTATGGCAAAGACACCGAGACCTTTGTCGACACCTCGGTTCGCAACACATGGGAGCTGGATGCAGCCCGATTGGAGCTTCACTCGCAGTGGGAGTCGACCATCAGCGCTGCTTGCAAGCTAGTCGCTCAGCAGCTGGGGATTACTGCTCCCGTGAGGGCCGAACTGTACAAGATGTTGATCTACAAGAAGGGTGCCATGTTCAAGCCTCACACTGA TACTGAGAAGATCCCGGGAATGTTTGGTGCTCTTGTCATCTGTCTTCCGTCTGAGCACCAAGGTGGCGACCTCGTTGTGAAGCAACGGGATGTTACCAAGAGGTTCAAGACGTCAGAAGTCCAACCGTCGATGGCATGCTGGTTTTCCGATGGCACACACGAGGTCTTGCCTGTCACGTCGGGCATCCGCTGGGGCTTGACGTACAACCTTGGCATTTCCCCTCAGGTCAACCGCCCATCGGCTGCCATGAAATGCACCGGGATTGGATGGTGTTCGAGATGCACTGCGTGCTTGGCTGGATTCCCGGGGCCCGAGCAGCGATGA